A stretch of the Geovibrio thiophilus genome encodes the following:
- a CDS encoding MarR family winged helix-turn-helix transcriptional regulator, translating into MEKLSNVIVEFYEKLSSWEHSVVKDTGLTLPQMHTIEVLGGCEPLRMKELAEKMGITTGTLTVNIDKLVRLGYVIRKPNETDRRSYYVTLSEEGEVIYRRHHALHIELTEEILSELTPEEGQILERLLTKAMRAF; encoded by the coding sequence ATGGAAAAGCTGTCAAACGTTATCGTTGAATTTTATGAAAAGCTCTCCTCATGGGAGCATTCTGTCGTGAAGGATACCGGGCTTACCCTGCCCCAGATGCACACCATAGAGGTTCTGGGCGGCTGCGAACCCCTCCGCATGAAGGAACTGGCGGAAAAGATGGGAATAACCACAGGCACGCTCACGGTGAACATAGACAAGCTTGTGCGGCTGGGATATGTGATCAGAAAGCCGAACGAAACAGACAGAAGGTCTTATTATGTGACCCTTTCCGAAGAGGGGGAGGTGATTTACCGCCGCCACCATGCGCTGCATATTGAGCTCACGGAGGAGATCTTAAGCGAGCTTACGCCGGAGGAAGGGCAGATTCTGGAAAGGCTTCTCACCAAAGCGATGCGGGCGTTTTAG
- a CDS encoding heavy metal translocating P-type ATPase: protein MDKIKELIEDEDKRTVIFLILSCLSLVVSFFEISVLPFDAAWVAIILCGVPIMKGAVIGLFTEFDIKADVLVALALTASVIIGETFAAGEVAFIMALGAMLEERTVAKARAGIEKLVQLSPRTARIITPDGGETVIPAENVQVGDLLRVLPGETVAVDGVIVSGQTSIDQSVMTGESLPVDKGVGDEVSSGTANQFGAFDMKAVKVGEDSSLQRMIRLVESADAGKAKIVGLADRWATWIVVIALVSAVGTWFVTGEIIRAVTILVVFCPCALVLATPTAIMAGIGNATKFGILIREGDALERLAKVTKVAFDKTGTLTYGKPEVAAVESFDPQISADLLLELAAAAEARSEHPLGKAVVTGFRAKFKTAPQEPKDFLMTAGRGVKAVVDGRTVLAGNADMMIENSVELSEKLKTAASVHRKEGCTVIYIALDGKEAGFIALADALRSDSAETVRQLLKLKIESVLLTGDHQEAAMHIAKNAGIPKVHFDCLPEDKMYYIGKYQKQKRMVCMIGDGINDAPALKCAHVGVAMGGIGSDIAVEAADVALVGDEIKAIPHLLKLARKTMSTINLNISLSLILNFVAIFMAMGGLLNPVTGALVHNLGSVAVIINSALLLNYKSL, encoded by the coding sequence ATGGATAAAATAAAGGAATTAATTGAGGATGAGGACAAACGGACGGTTATATTTCTGATACTGTCCTGCCTGTCCCTTGTTGTGAGTTTTTTTGAAATAAGCGTGCTGCCGTTTGATGCCGCATGGGTCGCGATTATACTCTGCGGCGTACCGATAATGAAGGGAGCCGTTATAGGGCTTTTCACTGAGTTTGACATTAAGGCGGATGTGCTTGTGGCGCTTGCCCTTACAGCCTCAGTGATAATAGGCGAGACCTTCGCCGCCGGTGAGGTGGCGTTCATTATGGCACTCGGCGCTATGCTTGAGGAGCGCACAGTGGCGAAGGCGAGGGCGGGCATAGAGAAGCTTGTTCAGCTTTCACCAAGAACTGCGAGGATAATAACGCCGGACGGAGGCGAGACTGTCATCCCCGCCGAAAATGTTCAGGTCGGCGATCTGCTCCGTGTGCTCCCGGGTGAGACTGTGGCAGTGGACGGTGTGATCGTTTCCGGACAGACTTCCATAGACCAGTCTGTAATGACCGGCGAATCCCTCCCCGTTGACAAAGGTGTCGGGGATGAGGTGTCCAGCGGCACGGCGAACCAGTTCGGCGCTTTTGACATGAAAGCGGTGAAAGTGGGTGAGGATTCATCATTGCAGCGGATGATCCGTCTTGTGGAATCCGCCGACGCGGGTAAGGCGAAGATTGTCGGGCTTGCCGACAGGTGGGCAACGTGGATAGTGGTAATAGCCCTTGTTTCCGCCGTCGGCACATGGTTTGTAACAGGCGAGATAATCCGCGCGGTGACCATACTCGTTGTTTTCTGCCCCTGCGCCCTTGTGCTTGCCACGCCGACAGCTATTATGGCGGGCATCGGCAACGCCACAAAATTCGGAATACTGATCCGTGAGGGTGATGCCCTTGAGAGGCTGGCGAAGGTGACAAAAGTCGCTTTCGATAAAACAGGCACACTCACCTACGGTAAGCCGGAGGTGGCGGCTGTGGAGAGCTTTGATCCCCAAATATCCGCCGATCTGCTTCTGGAGCTTGCGGCGGCGGCGGAAGCCAGATCCGAGCATCCCCTTGGCAAGGCTGTTGTGACAGGCTTCAGAGCGAAATTCAAAACTGCCCCGCAGGAACCGAAGGATTTTCTTATGACCGCAGGCAGAGGGGTTAAGGCTGTTGTAGACGGCAGAACCGTGCTCGCCGGAAACGCGGATATGATGATTGAAAACTCTGTTGAGCTTTCCGAAAAGCTCAAAACTGCCGCGTCCGTCCACAGAAAGGAGGGCTGCACGGTTATCTACATAGCTCTTGACGGCAAAGAGGCAGGCTTCATTGCCCTTGCGGACGCATTAAGGAGTGATTCAGCGGAGACTGTGCGGCAGCTTCTTAAGCTTAAGATAGAAAGCGTTCTTCTCACGGGGGATCATCAGGAAGCGGCAATGCACATAGCGAAAAACGCCGGAATCCCCAAGGTGCACTTCGACTGCCTGCCGGAAGACAAGATGTACTACATAGGCAAGTATCAGAAGCAGAAGCGGATGGTCTGCATGATAGGCGACGGCATAAACGACGCGCCCGCTCTGAAATGCGCCCATGTCGGCGTGGCAATGGGCGGAATCGGCAGCGATATAGCTGTGGAGGCGGCGGATGTCGCTCTTGTGGGGGATGAGATAAAGGCTATTCCCCACCTGCTGAAGCTGGCGAGAAAAACCATGTCCACCATCAATCTCAACATAAGCCTTTCGCTTATTCTCAATTTCGTGGCTATATTCATGGCTATGGGCGGGCTGCTTAACCCTGTTACCGGAGCTCTGGTGCATAATCTCGGCTCCGTGGCGGTGATTATAAATTCCGCTCTGCTGCTCAATTATAAAAGTCTTTAA
- a CDS encoding sensor domain-containing diguanylate cyclase — protein sequence MAVSVKPKLITILCLILFTGFLCVNLINYFSVKETMRENEIYGSLPLTRDNIYTEIQRDLMRPVFVSSLMAHDTFLKDWVLHGELSTGVVEKYLQEIKNKYGFFTAFFVSEKTGKYYYHGGVLKTVSEEDPHDVWYYGFKDLHKDYDIVIDENEAEENTLTVFINHRLNDYDNNLLGVTGVGLELQRITNLLSAYQVKYDRDIYLVDRTGDVQMYPGGKSLADNIYKEEGLKDVAKDALTVSEASGFYEYKRGGDDIFLTVRYIEELDWFLFVENNQSKPLEGLRKNLWQNMFLGFFVSILVILINIFTVNFFQSRLEKMASTDELTGLLNRRAFENEFRRAESFADRNGTVFSIILFDLDGFKAINDTCGHSTGDEILKKVTLTAAEKIRQVDVFARWGGDEFIILAYGGEEIAAAIAERIRCGIDIISCGGAPKITASCGVAKYIPGENMDSLIKRADEALYLAKKSGRNRVSTCV from the coding sequence ATGGCTGTCTCCGTGAAACCCAAGCTTATAACAATTTTATGTCTTATTCTTTTTACCGGATTCTTATGCGTGAATCTCATTAACTATTTCTCAGTAAAGGAAACAATGCGTGAGAATGAGATATACGGCTCGCTCCCTCTCACAAGGGACAATATCTACACCGAAATTCAGCGGGACCTCATGCGTCCTGTGTTTGTCTCATCACTCATGGCGCACGACACCTTTCTTAAGGACTGGGTGCTGCACGGGGAGCTGAGCACGGGTGTGGTGGAAAAATATCTTCAGGAGATAAAGAATAAATACGGTTTTTTCACCGCATTCTTTGTTTCCGAGAAAACAGGGAAATACTACTATCACGGCGGCGTGCTGAAAACCGTCAGTGAGGAAGACCCTCATGATGTCTGGTATTACGGTTTTAAAGATCTGCACAAGGATTACGACATAGTGATTGACGAAAACGAAGCGGAGGAGAACACGCTTACAGTTTTCATAAACCACAGGCTCAACGACTACGATAACAATCTTCTCGGCGTAACCGGAGTGGGGCTTGAGCTCCAGCGGATAACAAACCTTCTCAGCGCCTATCAGGTGAAATACGACCGAGACATATACCTTGTGGACAGAACAGGCGATGTACAGATGTATCCGGGAGGGAAGAGCCTTGCGGATAATATATACAAAGAGGAAGGTCTTAAGGATGTGGCAAAGGACGCCCTCACAGTGAGTGAGGCTTCCGGCTTTTACGAATATAAAAGAGGCGGGGACGACATTTTCCTCACCGTACGCTATATTGAGGAACTGGACTGGTTCCTTTTTGTGGAGAACAACCAGAGCAAGCCCCTTGAGGGTTTGCGCAAAAACCTGTGGCAGAACATGTTTCTGGGCTTCTTCGTAAGCATTCTTGTTATTCTCATTAACATATTCACTGTCAACTTCTTCCAGAGCAGGCTTGAGAAAATGGCATCCACAGATGAACTAACAGGGCTTCTGAACAGGCGAGCCTTCGAGAACGAGTTCCGCAGGGCAGAGTCCTTTGCCGACAGGAACGGAACTGTCTTTTCGATTATTCTCTTCGATCTTGACGGCTTTAAAGCTATAAACGACACCTGCGGGCACAGCACCGGTGATGAGATACTGAAAAAGGTTACCCTCACCGCGGCGGAGAAGATCCGTCAGGTGGACGTATTTGCCCGCTGGGGCGGTGATGAGTTCATAATTCTTGCTTACGGCGGAGAGGAGATAGCCGCCGCCATAGCGGAAAGGATAAGATGCGGAATAGACATCATAAGCTGCGGCGGGGCTCCGAAGATCACGGCAAGCTGCGGTGTGGCGAAATACATTCCGGGTGAAAACATGGACAGCCTTATAAAAAGGGCGGACGAGGCTCTCTATCTGGCGAAAAAATCGGGCAGGAACAGGGTCAGCACCTGCGTTTAG
- a CDS encoding metal-sensing transcriptional repressor: protein MRQCMDVPKVRTRIKKIEGQLRAISDMVDKDVPCEDILIQINAAKSALHKVGQLVLEGHLQHCVRDGIEHGDADKTIAEFAKAVEHFSRIG from the coding sequence ATGCGTCAGTGTATGGACGTTCCGAAGGTACGGACACGAATAAAAAAGATTGAAGGTCAGCTCAGGGCAATTTCGGATATGGTTGATAAGGATGTCCCATGCGAGGATATACTCATTCAGATAAACGCCGCCAAAAGCGCCTTGCATAAGGTGGGGCAGCTTGTTCTGGAAGGGCATCTCCAGCACTGCGTCCGTGACGGGATAGAGCACGGGGACGCTGACAAGACCATAGCCGAATTCGCGAAAGCCGTGGAGCACTTTTCGAGGATTGGTTAG
- a CDS encoding N-formylglutamate amidohydrolase translates to MSGGKQILSAMSVIVICEHAVNTVPAEFGYMFRGNEDILRSHRGYDAGAAEAALLLGKLLGITPITGSITRLIIDLNRSPHNRAVFSEFSKNLSTTEKQRLFDEYHTPFRKKVLEAAEKAKRPVLHISVHSFTPVLNGDIRKADIGILYNPARESEKAAAAALARGLKTLPYKVMKNSPYQGKSDGTAAWLRKLIPDADYSGIELELNQKLLTDGRFPEEIIAKTAALLKD, encoded by the coding sequence GTGTCTGGCGGAAAACAGATTCTTTCAGCCATGAGCGTAATAGTCATCTGTGAGCACGCCGTAAACACTGTACCTGCGGAGTTCGGGTATATGTTCAGGGGAAATGAAGACATTCTCCGATCACACAGAGGCTATGACGCGGGAGCGGCTGAGGCGGCACTTCTTCTGGGAAAGCTGCTCGGCATAACTCCGATCACGGGCAGCATCACACGCCTGATCATCGACCTCAACCGCTCGCCGCACAACAGGGCGGTCTTCTCGGAATTTTCCAAAAACCTCAGTACAACGGAAAAACAGAGGCTTTTCGATGAATACCACACGCCGTTCAGAAAAAAAGTTCTTGAGGCTGCGGAAAAAGCGAAAAGACCTGTGCTCCATATTTCCGTTCATTCATTCACTCCGGTATTGAACGGCGATATACGGAAGGCGGACATAGGCATTCTTTACAATCCGGCAAGAGAGAGCGAAAAAGCGGCGGCAGCAGCCCTAGCTAGGGGACTTAAGACACTGCCGTATAAGGTGATGAAAAACAGCCCATATCAGGGCAAATCCGACGGCACGGCTGCATGGCTCCGCAAGCTCATACCCGATGCGGATTACTCCGGCATTGAACTTGAACTCAATCAAAAACTCCTCACGGACGGGCGCTTTCCGGAGGAAATAATCGCTAAAACGGCAGCCCTTCTTAAGGACTGA
- a CDS encoding carboxylate-amine ligase, with product MYGLFSVCGIELEYMIVSKDGLGVLPVSDQLLKAAAGEITQCFEHGAVGWSNELVLHVIELKTNGPAKEISGLDTQFAENIAKINAILSGSGGMLMPTAMHPFMNPDTDMHLWNHGDKEIYETYNRIFNCKGHGWSNLQSTHINLPFATDEEFGRLHAAIRVLLPLIPALAASSPFREGEHTGWLDTRIITYRNNQKKIPFITGQVIPEPCFSWEAYEKGILEPMYRDIAPYDPECILQEEWLNSRGAIARFDRRAIEIRLMDIQECPKADMAAVSLITETLKKLISGGWSTYSSQKEADQAFLVDLMNKCAKDARNVDIENPAYLSLLNIEGKVTAAELLLELAERMPENAPYKAEAVKLCSIDSLAERIMSQTGNRPSVGRLREVYGELAECLAENRFFQP from the coding sequence ATGTACGGACTTTTTTCCGTTTGCGGAATAGAACTGGAGTACATGATAGTCTCAAAAGACGGACTCGGAGTACTGCCCGTCAGCGATCAGCTTCTTAAAGCCGCCGCCGGAGAAATAACCCAGTGCTTTGAGCACGGAGCGGTGGGCTGGTCAAACGAGCTTGTTCTGCACGTAATAGAGCTTAAGACAAACGGTCCGGCGAAGGAAATCAGCGGGCTGGACACTCAGTTTGCCGAAAACATCGCAAAAATAAACGCAATCCTCAGCGGGTCTGGCGGGATGCTCATGCCCACAGCCATGCACCCGTTCATGAACCCCGATACGGACATGCACCTCTGGAACCACGGCGATAAGGAAATATACGAAACATACAACAGGATTTTCAACTGCAAGGGGCACGGCTGGTCAAATCTTCAGAGCACCCACATTAACCTTCCCTTCGCCACTGACGAGGAATTCGGCAGACTCCATGCGGCGATCAGAGTTCTTCTGCCGCTGATTCCGGCTCTCGCCGCAAGCTCCCCGTTCCGTGAGGGGGAACACACCGGCTGGCTGGACACAAGAATAATCACTTACAGAAACAATCAGAAGAAGATCCCCTTCATCACCGGACAGGTGATCCCCGAGCCGTGTTTTTCATGGGAAGCTTACGAAAAGGGGATACTGGAGCCCATGTACAGAGATATAGCACCCTATGATCCGGAGTGCATACTTCAGGAGGAGTGGCTGAACTCAAGAGGAGCCATAGCGAGATTTGACCGCAGGGCGATAGAGATACGCCTTATGGATATACAGGAATGCCCCAAGGCGGATATGGCGGCGGTTTCTCTTATAACAGAGACATTGAAAAAGCTGATCAGCGGCGGGTGGAGCACCTATTCCTCACAGAAGGAGGCGGATCAGGCTTTTTTGGTTGACCTCATGAATAAATGCGCGAAAGACGCCCGCAATGTGGACATAGAAAACCCTGCGTATCTCAGCCTGCTGAACATCGAAGGCAAGGTGACGGCGGCTGAGCTGCTCCTTGAGCTGGCTGAAAGGATGCCCGAAAACGCGCCGTATAAAGCCGAAGCGGTGAAGCTCTGCTCCATTGACTCCCTTGCGGAGAGAATAATGTCCCAAACTGGAAACAGACCTTCCGTTGGCAGGCTCAGGGAAGTTTACGGAGAACTGGCTGAGTGTCTGGCGGAAAACAGATTCTTTCAGCCATGA
- a CDS encoding DUF2589 domain-containing protein, with the protein MFWKQKTEDTQTFSDLIRGLQHSISSAMEMIEARNIEILGRYFDPASGEPVTRRLRLDEETVIDVPLISVVNPSTLNIKEVEMDFSVRVNQTELKQRQPDTSLLNNKENKLYANRVERSSLNVSFGGKGESVMNVRVKFRAAPIPEGMSRIITDFDKTIQPRKETNK; encoded by the coding sequence ATGTTCTGGAAACAGAAAACAGAGGATACACAGACATTCTCAGACCTCATAAGAGGCTTGCAGCACTCCATAAGCTCCGCCATGGAGATGATCGAGGCACGGAACATCGAAATACTTGGCAGGTATTTTGACCCGGCAAGCGGAGAGCCTGTCACCCGCCGCCTCCGTCTGGATGAGGAAACTGTCATAGACGTTCCTCTTATATCAGTTGTGAATCCCTCCACTCTGAATATCAAAGAGGTGGAGATGGATTTCTCCGTGAGGGTTAACCAGACGGAGCTCAAGCAGCGGCAGCCCGACACGTCACTTTTAAACAATAAGGAGAACAAGCTTTACGCAAACCGTGTCGAGCGTTCAAGCCTGAATGTGAGCTTCGGCGGCAAGGGCGAATCTGTGATGAATGTACGGGTGAAGTTCAGAGCCGCCCCCATACCGGAGGGGATGTCCAGAATAATAACCGATTTTGACAAAACCATACAGCCCAGAAAAGAAACTAATAAATAA
- a CDS encoding EVE domain-containing protein: protein MKYWLMKSEPESYSVDRLAKEGKTFWEGVRNYQARNFMMNEMKKGDKILFYHSNTAEPAVVGLAEVCAEECVPDFTSWDKSSRYYDPKSPKEKPRWFMTEVRFVKKLDKPVTLKDIKNMPGLEGMKLVRKGMRLSVQPVTAEEYAVILEMAGEKA, encoded by the coding sequence ATGAAATACTGGCTGATGAAGTCCGAGCCGGAATCCTACTCAGTTGACAGGCTGGCTAAGGAAGGGAAAACCTTCTGGGAGGGCGTGCGGAACTATCAGGCACGCAACTTCATGATGAATGAGATGAAAAAAGGGGACAAGATCCTCTTTTATCACTCAAACACCGCAGAGCCCGCAGTTGTGGGGCTTGCGGAGGTGTGCGCCGAAGAGTGCGTGCCGGACTTCACTTCATGGGATAAATCAAGCAGGTATTACGACCCGAAATCCCCGAAGGAAAAACCGAGATGGTTCATGACGGAGGTCAGGTTCGTCAAGAAACTTGATAAGCCTGTGACGCTTAAGGATATAAAAAATATGCCCGGGCTTGAGGGGATGAAGCTTGTCCGGAAAGGGATGCGCCTCTCCGTTCAGCCCGTTACGGCGGAAGAATACGCGGTGATCCTCGAAATGGCGGGGGAAAAAGCCTAA
- a CDS encoding nitroreductase family protein — MQILEAIFNRRSIRRFSVVKKVEKDKIETLLKAAMSAPSAGNQQPWAFVVIEDESTLREIPSIHPYGAMFSQAPLGIVVCADPSKEKHKGYWPQDCAAAVQNILLATQALGLEAVWCGLYPNEKPEAAVKELLKIPEDIRAMALIAIGYSDAKGHPADRFDAGRVHKNRWGGK; from the coding sequence ATGCAGATACTTGAGGCTATATTCAACAGGAGAAGCATCAGGCGCTTTTCCGTCGTGAAAAAGGTGGAGAAAGACAAAATCGAAACACTGCTTAAGGCGGCAATGAGTGCTCCATCCGCAGGGAATCAGCAGCCGTGGGCTTTCGTGGTGATTGAGGATGAATCAACCCTGAGGGAGATCCCGTCCATTCACCCTTACGGAGCTATGTTCTCTCAGGCTCCGCTTGGGATAGTCGTCTGCGCCGATCCCTCAAAGGAGAAACACAAGGGCTACTGGCCTCAGGACTGCGCCGCCGCCGTACAGAATATTCTCCTTGCCACTCAGGCTCTCGGGCTTGAGGCTGTGTGGTGCGGACTTTACCCCAATGAAAAACCGGAAGCGGCTGTGAAGGAACTGCTTAAAATTCCGGAGGACATACGGGCTATGGCGCTTATAGCTATCGGTTACTCCGATGCCAAGGGACACCCCGCTGATAGGTTTGATGCGGGCAGAGTGCACAAAAACCGCTGGGGCGGCAAATAA
- a CDS encoding DUF2589 domain-containing protein, whose product MPNVGSEFRGLPIEELIAAPLKAACDAQKHLAVSAFAFMKEIGFDGDKPRLLEFNLQRPLGDQGGVSNVKVQAPFIGLVPIPSLLVDDVQIDFQMEVTDTATAKETDSKSVDADVNANFKFGLFGSGGIKIHGNVTSTRENTRSTNQTAKYQVRVSARQQQPTEGLSRLMDIMASCVTPIPVSGSGG is encoded by the coding sequence ATGCCTAACGTTGGTTCGGAGTTCAGGGGACTGCCCATTGAGGAGCTCATAGCCGCGCCTCTTAAGGCGGCGTGCGACGCGCAGAAGCATCTGGCGGTTTCAGCTTTTGCTTTTATGAAGGAGATAGGCTTTGACGGCGATAAGCCGAGGCTGCTTGAGTTTAATCTTCAGCGACCGCTGGGTGATCAGGGCGGAGTGTCAAATGTGAAGGTGCAGGCGCCTTTTATCGGACTCGTGCCGATTCCGTCGCTCCTTGTCGATGATGTTCAGATCGACTTTCAGATGGAGGTCACAGACACCGCAACGGCAAAGGAGACAGATTCAAAGAGCGTGGACGCTGATGTTAACGCTAATTTCAAGTTCGGTCTATTCGGCAGCGGCGGGATCAAGATTCACGGCAATGTCACCTCCACAAGAGAAAACACCAGAAGCACCAACCAGACAGCGAAATATCAGGTTCGTGTTTCCGCCAGACAGCAGCAGCCCACGGAAGGCTTAAGCCGCCTCATGGACATTATGGCATCCTGCGTTACGCCGATTCCTGTTTCCGGCAGCGGCGGCTGA
- a CDS encoding glutamine--tRNA ligase/YqeY domain fusion protein encodes MSESKETYKGSNFIRNIIIKDLEEGRNGGRVHTRFPPEPNGYLHIGHAKSICLNFGMAEEFGGKCNLRFDDTNPLKEDTEYVESIRRDVKWLGFDWEDREYFASDYFGRFYEYAVQLVRDGLAFVDDLTAEEIRQYRGTLTESGRESPYRNRSAEENLDLLERMKKGEFKDGEKVLRAKIDMSSPNINMRDPVIYRIAHAEHHNTGSDWCIYPMYDFAHGLEDSIEGITHSICTLEFEDHRPLYDWFLEKLGVYHPQQIEFARLNLTNTVMSKRKLLKLVQEKYVNGWDDPRMPTIAGLRRRGFTPESIRMFTDMIGVSKSNSIIEYSLLENCLRDDLNKRAHRRMAVIDPLKMVIVNYPEDTEELLEAENNPENEADGKRMIPFSRELYIEREDFMENPPKKYFRLFPGGEIRLKHAYYVTCVNVVKDSDGNVTEVHCTYDPASKGGWTEDGRKVRGTSHWVSAKHAVKCEVRMYDNLFTKENPDEAGDGQDFTANINPDSLRIAECWGEPALAEAKELTSFQFMRQGYFVADPDTSKEKPVFNRTVSLKDSWAKEQQKG; translated from the coding sequence ATGAGCGAGTCAAAAGAAACTTACAAGGGTTCAAATTTTATCAGGAATATAATCATAAAAGACCTTGAGGAAGGCAGGAACGGGGGCAGGGTTCACACCCGCTTCCCGCCGGAGCCTAACGGCTATCTCCACATCGGGCATGCCAAATCGATCTGCCTCAATTTCGGCATGGCGGAAGAGTTCGGCGGAAAGTGCAACCTCCGCTTTGACGACACAAACCCCCTGAAGGAGGACACTGAGTATGTGGAATCGATCAGACGTGATGTAAAGTGGCTGGGGTTTGACTGGGAAGACAGGGAATACTTCGCCTCCGACTACTTCGGCAGGTTTTACGAATACGCTGTCCAGCTCGTCAGGGACGGACTGGCGTTTGTGGACGACCTCACGGCAGAGGAAATAAGGCAGTACAGGGGTACACTCACCGAATCCGGCAGGGAGAGCCCGTACAGAAACCGCAGCGCCGAGGAGAACCTTGATCTCCTTGAGCGTATGAAGAAGGGCGAGTTCAAAGACGGTGAGAAGGTTCTGAGAGCGAAGATAGACATGAGCTCGCCGAACATAAACATGCGTGATCCGGTTATTTACCGCATAGCGCACGCTGAGCACCACAACACCGGAAGCGACTGGTGCATTTACCCTATGTATGACTTCGCCCACGGGCTTGAGGACTCCATAGAGGGCATAACCCACTCCATATGCACACTGGAGTTTGAGGATCACAGACCGCTTTATGACTGGTTTTTGGAAAAGCTCGGCGTGTATCACCCGCAGCAGATAGAGTTTGCGAGACTGAACCTCACCAACACCGTAATGAGCAAGCGCAAGCTGCTTAAGCTCGTGCAGGAAAAATATGTAAACGGGTGGGATGATCCCAGAATGCCCACAATAGCGGGTTTGCGCAGAAGAGGATTCACGCCGGAATCGATCCGCATGTTCACAGACATGATCGGCGTTTCCAAAAGCAACAGCATAATAGAATACTCCCTTCTTGAGAACTGTCTGCGGGATGACCTCAACAAGCGTGCCCACAGGCGCATGGCGGTGATTGATCCCCTTAAGATGGTGATAGTGAATTATCCGGAGGACACAGAAGAGCTTCTGGAAGCTGAAAACAATCCTGAAAACGAAGCGGACGGCAAAAGGATGATCCCTTTTTCCAGAGAGCTTTACATAGAGCGGGAAGACTTCATGGAAAACCCGCCTAAGAAATATTTCAGGCTTTTCCCCGGCGGGGAGATAAGGCTTAAACATGCCTATTACGTAACCTGCGTTAACGTGGTGAAGGACTCTGACGGCAACGTTACGGAAGTTCACTGCACGTACGATCCCGCAAGCAAAGGCGGCTGGACTGAGGACGGGCGCAAGGTCAGGGGCACATCCCACTGGGTGAGCGCGAAGCATGCCGTTAAGTGCGAAGTCCGAATGTATGACAACCTGTTCACCAAGGAAAACCCTGATGAAGCGGGAGACGGACAGGATTTCACGGCGAACATCAATCCCGATTCCCTCAGAATTGCCGAGTGCTGGGGCGAACCCGCACTTGCGGAGGCAAAAGAGCTTACGTCATTTCAGTTTATGAGGCAGGGCTACTTCGTGGCGGATCCGGATACATCAAAAGAAAAACCTGTGTTCAACAGGACAGTTTCGCTCAAGGACTCATGGGCGAAGGAACAGCAGAAAGGCTGA
- a CDS encoding DMT family transporter has product MKNNYSNPHFLMLLYTVLVSGSFHIGHFLVNYMDSTVLTFVRFLMGSVLFGIYVFPRYEVRVPSPSDLARYFAISASMIFYFWAMFEALRYTTPLNTAITYTVVPLFSAVYGIFLLKERVSLRNFIVLLAAMFGAMWVIIDGSPSRLVELDFNKGDIIFLIGCLCIGLYSPLSKKLHKGEPMPVLTLWTMITGTVWLLLIANVKILEINIRLLDAAFFAGVAYITVFATIATFFIVQYSSKKLPVSKVMSYIYLTPIFVIIIQTVIGKGLPHAAVIPGIATSVIATFYFLRS; this is encoded by the coding sequence ATGAAAAATAATTACAGCAACCCTCATTTTCTGATGCTTCTCTACACAGTGCTTGTTTCAGGCTCCTTCCATATAGGTCATTTTCTTGTAAATTATATGGACTCCACAGTGCTTACCTTCGTGCGGTTCCTGATGGGCTCCGTGCTTTTCGGGATATATGTTTTCCCGCGGTATGAGGTCAGAGTACCATCTCCGAGTGATTTAGCCCGCTACTTCGCCATAAGCGCCAGCATGATCTTCTACTTCTGGGCGATGTTTGAGGCTCTGCGCTATACGACTCCGCTGAACACAGCCATAACCTACACCGTGGTTCCGCTGTTTTCCGCCGTATACGGGATCTTTCTGCTGAAAGAGAGGGTTTCATTAAGGAATTTCATCGTGCTGCTTGCCGCTATGTTCGGCGCTATGTGGGTTATAATAGACGGTTCTCCGTCAAGGCTCGTTGAGCTTGACTTCAACAAAGGGGACATAATTTTTCTCATCGGGTGTCTGTGCATAGGGCTGTATTCGCCGCTTTCCAAAAAACTTCATAAGGGCGAGCCCATGCCTGTGCTGACTCTCTGGACTATGATAACGGGAACTGTCTGGCTGCTTCTGATCGCCAATGTGAAAATACTTGAAATAAACATCCGCCTGCTGGACGCCGCTTTCTTCGCGGGAGTGGCGTATATTACCGTTTTCGCCACCATAGCCACCTTTTTCATCGTGCAGTATTCCAGCAAGAAGCTTCCGGTGAGCAAGGTAATGAGCTATATTTACCTGACGCCTATATTCGTGATAATTATTCAGACTGTCATAGGAAAAGGGCTGCCCCACGCGGCGGTAATCCCGGGAATTGCTACCTCCGTCATCGCCACATTCTACTTTCTGCGTTCCTAA